A window of the Canis lupus baileyi chromosome 8, mCanLup2.hap1, whole genome shotgun sequence genome harbors these coding sequences:
- the CDIP1 gene encoding cell death-inducing p53-target protein 1, whose amino-acid sequence MSNEPPPPYPGGPTAPLLEEKSGAPPTPGRTSPAVMQPPPGMSMPPTDIGPPPYEPPGHPMPQPGFIPPHVNADGTYMSPGFYPPPGPHPPMGYYPPGPYPPGPYPGPGGHTATVLVPSGAATTVTVLQGEIFEGAPVQTVCPHCQQAITTKISYEIGLMNFVLGFFCCFMGCDLGCCLIPCLINDFKDVTHTCPSCKAYIYTYKRLC is encoded by the exons ATGTCTAACGAGCCACCCCCTCCATATCCTGGAGGCCCCACAGCCCCCCTTCTGGAGGAGAAGAGCGGAGCCCCACCTACCCCAG GCCGCACCTCGCCAGCTGTGATGCAGCCCCCTCCGGGCATGTCCATGCCCCCCACAGACATCGGCCCCCCACCCTATGAGCCACCGGGTCACCCAATGCCTCAGCCCGGCTTCATCCCCCCCCATGTGAATGCAGATGGCACCTACATGTCTCCAG GTTTCTACCCTCCTCcaggcccccacccacccatggGCTACTATCCACCAGGGCCCTACCCACCGGGGCCGTACCCTGGCCCTGGGGGCCATACTGCCACAGTCCTGGTTCCTTCGGGGGCTGCCACCACGGTGACAGTACTACAAGGAGAGATCTTTGAGGGCGCCCCTGTACAGACAGTGTGTCCCCACTGCCAGCAGGCCATCACCACCAAGATCTCCTATGAGATCGGGCTGATGAATTTTGTGCTGGGCTTCTTCTGCTGCTTCATGGG GTGTGACCTGGGCTGCTGCTTGATCCCTTGTCTCATCAACGACTTCAAGGATGTGACGCACACATGCCCCAGCTGCAAAGCCTACATCTACACGTACAAGCGCCTGTGCTAA
- the HMOX2 gene encoding heme oxygenase 2, with translation MSAELETSEAVDESEKRSSGASDKENHTRMADLSELLKEGTKEAHDRAENTQFVKDFLKGNIRKELFKLATTALYFTYSALEEEMERNKDHPAFAPLYFPTELHRKEALTKDMEYFFGEDWEEKVRCSEAAQKYVERIHYVGQNEPELLVAHAYTRYMGDLSGGQVLKKVAQRALKLPSTGEGTQFYLFENVDNAQQFKQLYRARMNALDLNLKTKERIVEEANKAFEYNMQIFDELDQAGSLLAREILEDGVPVHDGKGDVRKCPYYAAKPDRGALEGSSCPFRTALAVLSQPSLQFILAAGVALVASLLAWYYM, from the exons ATGTCAGCGGAACTGGAGACCTCAGAGGCGGTGGATGAGTCGGAGAAAAGGAGCTCTGGGGCCTCAGATAAGGAAAACCACACCag GATGGCTGACCTCTCCGAGCTCCTGAAGGAAGGGACCAAGGAAGCACATGACCGGGCAGAAAACACCCAGTTTGTCAAGGACTTCCTGAAAGGCAACATCAGGAAGGAGCTGTTTAAG CTGGCCACAACTGCACTTTACTTCACATACTCCGCCCTCGAGGAGGAAATGGAACGCAACAAGGACCACCCAGCCTTTGCCCCCTTGTACTTTCCCACGGAACTACACCGGAAGGAGGCACTGACCAAGGACATGGAGTATTTCTTCGGTGAGGACTGGGAGGAGAAGGTGCGGTGCTCTGAGGCTGCCCAAAAGTATGTGGAGCGGATCCACTACGTGGGGCAGAATGAGCCAGAGCTGCTGGTAGCCCATGCCTATACCCGCTACATGGGGGACCTCTCGGGGGGCCAGGTGCTGAAGAAGGTGGCCCAGCGGGCCCTGAAACTCCCTAGCACGGGAGAAGGGACCCAGTTCTACCTGTTTGAGAACGTGGACAATGCACAACAGTTCAAACAGTTGTACCGGGCCAGGATGAATGCCTTGGACTTGAACCTGAAGACCAAGGAAAGGATTGTGGAGGAGGCCAACAAGGCCTTTGAGTACAACATGCAG ATATTTGATGAACTGGACCAGGCTGGCTCCTTGTTGGCCAGAGAGATCCTGGAGGACGGAGTCCCAGTGCACGATGGGAAGGGAGATGTGCGTAAATGCCCCTACTATGCTGCTAAACCAGACAGAG gtgccctggaGGGCAGCAGCTGCCCCTTCCGAACAGCCCTGGCTGTGCTGAGTCAGCCCAGCCTGCAGTTCATTCTGGCCGCTGGTGTGGCCCTGGTTGCCAGCCTCTTGGCTTGGTACTACATGTGA